A stretch of the Zeugodacus cucurbitae isolate PBARC_wt_2022May chromosome 6, idZeuCucr1.2, whole genome shotgun sequence genome encodes the following:
- the LOC105213346 gene encoding uncharacterized protein LOC105213346: MQSAAHTLTLAVALSSSFSLAIKAKASLREGFSRHIKQTPNISESQRLRKKDDHTMQGYRRTFTFVLPLLLLTAEVMCAGVRSTQPKANVASASDSENDGSYVPDSSGNYVADSAGLYVEDNAGAYHATGEEGRWLADDLGVYHDDLTWRYVADNSGAWAPDNSGSYDPALEIEGVYHPDQSGVYKADNTGAYSKEYEQLAGH; the protein is encoded by the exons ATGCAGTCAGCTGCGCACACACTTACACTTGCAGTCGCGCTGTCGTCGTCTTTTAGTCTTGCTATAAAAGCGAAAGCATCGCTTCGTGAAGGCTTTAGTAGACACATCAAACAAACGCCAAACATCTCAGAAAGCCAACGACTCAGAAAGAAAGACGACCACACAATGCAGGGATACAGGAGAACG TTTACTTTTGTGCTGCCGCTATTGCTGCTGACAGCTGAAGTCATGTGTGCCGGAGTTAGATCCACACAGCCGAAGGCGAATGTCGCCAGCGCCAGTGATAGCGAGAATGACGGTTCCTATGTGCCGGATTCAAGCGGCAATTATGTGGCCGACAGCGCGGGACTGTATGTGGAGGACAACGCAGGTGCTTATCACGCCACCGGCGAGGAGGGCAGGTGGTTGGCCGACGACTTGGGTGTGTACCACGACGACCTAACATGGCGCTATGTGGCGGATAATAGCGGTGCTTGGGCGCCAGACAACAGCGGCAGCTATGATCCGGCGCTAG agaTTGAAGGTGTCTATCATCCGGACCAATCCGGCGTTTACAAGGCAGATAATACTGGCGCGTATTCGAAGGAATACGAGCAGCTCGCGGGCCATTAA
- the LOC105213341 gene encoding larval cuticle protein 2-like has translation MFKYVLLVAFVAYASAAAVSSRSDDANAQVSVQTNKVRVDGFDSELETSNSIHVVEHGDAEGNINGEYGWDSPEGDHVLITFVADASGYHPKSELLPTPPPTPEGILKALAYIEAHPSKESKN, from the exons atgttcaaatac GTACTCCTCGTCGCTTTCGTCGCCTACGCCTCAGCTGCCGCTGTCAGCAGCAGATCCGACGATGCTAACGCCCAGGTCAGTGTACAGACCAATAAAGTCCGTGTCGATGGTTTCGACTCCGAACTGGAGACCAGCAACAGCATCCATGTTGTGGAACATGGTGACGCCGAAGGTAACATCAACGGCGAATACGGTTGGGATTCACCCGAAGGCGACCACGTCCTCATTACCTTTGTGGCCGATGCCAGCGGTTATCACCCAAAGAGCGAGCTCTTGCccacaccaccaccaacaccagAGGGCATCCTCAAGGCTCTCGCATACATTGAAGCTCACCCCTCAAAGGAATCCAAGAACTAA
- the LOC105213342 gene encoding larval cuticle protein 2-like → MFKYVLLFAFVAYASAAAISSSSDDAHAQVSVQTNKVRVDGFDSELETSNSIHVVEHGDAEGNINGEYGWDSPEGDHVLITFVADASGYHPKSELLPTPPPTPEAIVKALEYIASHPSKEAKN, encoded by the exons atgttcaaatac GTATTACTTTTCGCTTTCGTCGCCTACGCCTCGGCTGCCGCTATCAGCAGCAGTTCCGATGATGCTCACGCCCAAGTCAGCGTTCAGACCAATAAAGTCCGTGTCGATGGTTTCGACTCCGAACTGGAGACCAGCAACAGCATCCATGTTGTGGAACATGGTGACGCCGAAGGTAACATCAACGGCGAATACGGTTGGGATTCACCCGAAGGCGACCACGTCCTCATTACCTTTGTGGCCGATGCCAGCGGTTATCACCCAAAGAGCGAGCTCTTGCccacaccaccaccaacaccagAGGCCATTGTCAAGGCTCTCGAATATATTGCATCTCACCCCTCAAAGGAAGCTAAGAACTAA
- the LOC105213343 gene encoding larval cuticle protein 2 → MFKYLIFFVAIGLSVAAIPRRPFYGLTSGGRGSVSGGRVGGSISSGGSSHASVGHVSGSSGSSSSHASGDEAHAEIKAMHSDVRPDGFEYALETSNGIQSAQSGDANGNIQGDFQWVSPEGEHVQFSYIADENGYQPKSDLLPTPPPIPEYIIRALEYIRTHPPKEESERRVSAPSSSASTPKKPTPRRKY, encoded by the exons atgttcaaatat CTTATCTTCTTTGTCGCCATCGGGCTCAGCGTAGCCGCCATTCCGCGTCGTCCTTTCTATGGCCTTACCAGCGGTGGTCGTGGTAGTGTTAGCGGTGGTCGCGTTGGTGGTAGCATCAGCAGCGGCGGTAGCTCCCATGCAAGCGTTGGTCATGTTAGCggtagcagcggcagcagcagctccCATGCAAGCGGCGATGAAGCGCATGCAGAAATCAAAGCCATGCACTCCGATGTGCGTCCAGACGGTTTCGAGTACGCACTGGAGACCAGCAATGGCATTCAATCTGCACAGTCCGGGGATGCAAATGGCAATATACAAGGCGATTTCCAATGGGTCTCACCCGAAGGTGAACATGTGCAATTCTCCTACATTGCCGATGAGAATGGCTACCAGCCAAAGAGTGATCTTCTGCCAACTCCGCCACCAATCCCAGAGTACATTATCAGAGCGCTCGAGTACATTCGCACTCATCCACCAAAAGAGGAATCGGAGCGTCGCGTTTCAGCTCCATCCTCCTCGGCCTCAACGCCCAAGAAGCCTACACCTCGTCGCAAATATTAA